The following are encoded together in the Oncorhynchus kisutch isolate 150728-3 linkage group LG8, Okis_V2, whole genome shotgun sequence genome:
- the LOC109881090 gene encoding WD repeat-containing protein 76-like isoform X2: MKPANTESGIPVLHSAKEGCKPKKFTPDEVLVPNPSFKENQGMKRKRKALPLKVEGRIEKVKEEKEDKDMQPGSLSIYELERLENIRQNQVFLSSIKLLEAKQDLKPEKTQRGLKRQNNKVAWTEILPPRTKSLRIQKKEAERLPLPPEPHRIYYEVERIECARKPEGPISMEPINMEEDSSLPPELLKLWTEDLIKEEKEELGLGEYRSTLKSMELSEIGGVAKVVKSRIFSVAFHPCSSRLLMAAGDKLGGVGLWNLDSDMGDEGVLLFEPHVRPVACMAFSRSHPTDLLTLSYDGTLRSTDVEKAVFDEVYRIKDGLRTFDFLSHDCSTLVTGDWYGDVAIVDRRTPGTSHESLHSLDTKTVRCVHVHPVQKQYIMVAENSIVSIYDARCLKALSREPVSQLYGHSKSISSAYFSPGTGNRVVTTCLDNNIRIYDTSELTSGAPLLTSIQQNLYTGRWLSKLQAMWDPKRDDCFVVGSMQRPRRVQVFHESGQLQHSFQDPEMTTVLSVTAFHPTRNALLGGNASGRLYVFTD, encoded by the exons ATGAAGCCAGCGAACACAGAGAGTGGTATCCCTGTACTCCATTCAGCAAAAGAGGGGTGCAAACCCAAGAAATTCACCCCAGATGAGGTACTGGTACCAAATCCCAGCTTCAAAGAAAATCAAGGAATGAAAAGAAAG AGAAAAGCACTTCCTTTGAAAGTGGAAGGAAGAATTGAAAAAgtcaaagaggagaaggaagacaaggaT ATGCAACCTGGAAGTCTATCGATATATGAATTGGAACGGTTGGAAAATATCAGACAAAACCAAGTGTTCCTGTCCTCCATAAAACTGCTTGAG GCCAAGCAGGATTTGAAACCAGAAAAAACACAGCGAGGTCTCAAGAGACAGAACAA TAAGGTAGCCTGGACAGAGATACTGCCTCCTCGCACCAAGTCCTTGAGAATCCAGAAGAAGGAAGCAGAGCGACTCCCCCTGCCCCCGGAACCACACAGGATTTATTATGAAGTCGAACGA ATTGAATGTGCCAGGAAGCCAGAGGGTCCAATTAGTATGGAGCCAATCAACATGGAGGAGGATAGTTCACTGCCACCTGAACTTCTCAAGCTGTGGACAGAG GATTTAATCAAAGAAGAAAAGGAGGAGTTGGGTCTGGGAGA GTACCGTAGTACTCTGAAGAGCATGGAGCTGAGTGAGATTGGAGGAGTAGCTAAGGTGGTGAAGAGTCGTATCTTCTCTGTTGCCTTCCACCCGTGCAGCAGTCGTCTGCTCATGGCTGCTGGGGACAAGTTGGGTGGAGTTGGGCTGTGGAACCTC GACTCTGATATGGGGGATGAGGGCGTGCTGCTATTTGAGCCACACGTCCGGCCGGTGGCCTGCATGGCCTTCTCCAGGTCACATCCTACAGACCTGTTGACCCTCAGCTACGACGGGACGCTACGGAGCACGGATGTGGAGAAAGCTGTTTTTGATGAG GTGTATCGGATCAAGGATGGCTTGAGAACCTTTGACTTCCTGTCACATGACTGTTCGACGCTGGTCACCGGGGACTGGTACGGAGACGTTGCCATCGTTGACAGGCGGACTCCAGG AACCTCTCATGAGTCCCTCCATAGCCTGGATACCAAGACGGTTCGCTGTGTTCACGTCCACCCTGTTCAGAAGCAGTACATCATGGTGGCTGAGAACAG TATTGTGAGCATTTACGATGCTCGATGTTTGAAGGCGTTGTCGAGAGAGCCAGTCTCCCAGCTCTATGGTCACTCAAAGAGCATCTCAAGTGCCTACTTCTCTCCTGGCACTGGCAACAGAGTAGTGACCACCTGCCTAGACAACAACATCAG GATTTATGACACCTCGGAACTAACCTCCGGAGCTCCGCTACTGACCTCCATCCA ACAGAACTTGTACACAGGGCGCTGGCTGTCCAAGCTGCAGGCGATGTGGGACCCCAAGAGGGACGACTGCTTCGTTGTGGGCAGCATGCAGCGGCCTCGCAGAGTTCAG GTGTTCCATGAGAGTGGGCAGCTCCAGCACTCCTTCCAGGACCCAGAGATGACCACCGTGCTCTCAGTCACAGCCTTCCACCCCACCAGGAACGCTCTACTGGGGGGTAACGCCTCCGGGCGGCTGTACGTCTTCACCGACTGA
- the LOC109881090 gene encoding WD repeat-containing protein 76-like isoform X4: MHQPMVVCHVIDCHRTPDSYNNILCNIYVKYRSKCCGIHHQHLSRGHDPCLGDQMQPGSLSIYELERLENIRQNQVFLSSIKLLEAKQDLKPEKTQRGLKRQNNKVAWTEILPPRTKSLRIQKKEAERLPLPPEPHRIYYEVERIECARKPEGPISMEPINMEEDSSLPPELLKLWTEDLIKEEKEELGLGEYRSTLKSMELSEIGGVAKVVKSRIFSVAFHPCSSRLLMAAGDKLGGVGLWNLDSDMGDEGVLLFEPHVRPVACMAFSRSHPTDLLTLSYDGTLRSTDVEKAVFDEVYRIKDGLRTFDFLSHDCSTLVTGDWYGDVAIVDRRTPGTSHESLHSLDTKTVRCVHVHPVQKQYIMVAENSIVSIYDARCLKALSREPVSQLYGHSKSISSAYFSPGTGNRVVTTCLDNNIRIYDTSELTSGAPLLTSIQQNLYTGRWLSKLQAMWDPKRDDCFVVGSMQRPRRVQVFHESGQLQHSFQDPEMTTVLSVTAFHPTRNALLGGNASGRLYVFTD, from the exons atgcatcaaccaatggttgtgtgccacGTCATCGACTGCCATCGGACACCAGATAGCTATAACAACATATTATGTAACATATATGTAAAATACCGATCCAAGTGTTGTGGCATACATCATCAACATCTGAGCAGAGGACACGACCCTTGTTTAGGCGATCAG ATGCAACCTGGAAGTCTATCGATATATGAATTGGAACGGTTGGAAAATATCAGACAAAACCAAGTGTTCCTGTCCTCCATAAAACTGCTTGAG GCCAAGCAGGATTTGAAACCAGAAAAAACACAGCGAGGTCTCAAGAGACAGAACAA TAAGGTAGCCTGGACAGAGATACTGCCTCCTCGCACCAAGTCCTTGAGAATCCAGAAGAAGGAAGCAGAGCGACTCCCCCTGCCCCCGGAACCACACAGGATTTATTATGAAGTCGAACGA ATTGAATGTGCCAGGAAGCCAGAGGGTCCAATTAGTATGGAGCCAATCAACATGGAGGAGGATAGTTCACTGCCACCTGAACTTCTCAAGCTGTGGACAGAG GATTTAATCAAAGAAGAAAAGGAGGAGTTGGGTCTGGGAGA GTACCGTAGTACTCTGAAGAGCATGGAGCTGAGTGAGATTGGAGGAGTAGCTAAGGTGGTGAAGAGTCGTATCTTCTCTGTTGCCTTCCACCCGTGCAGCAGTCGTCTGCTCATGGCTGCTGGGGACAAGTTGGGTGGAGTTGGGCTGTGGAACCTC GACTCTGATATGGGGGATGAGGGCGTGCTGCTATTTGAGCCACACGTCCGGCCGGTGGCCTGCATGGCCTTCTCCAGGTCACATCCTACAGACCTGTTGACCCTCAGCTACGACGGGACGCTACGGAGCACGGATGTGGAGAAAGCTGTTTTTGATGAG GTGTATCGGATCAAGGATGGCTTGAGAACCTTTGACTTCCTGTCACATGACTGTTCGACGCTGGTCACCGGGGACTGGTACGGAGACGTTGCCATCGTTGACAGGCGGACTCCAGG AACCTCTCATGAGTCCCTCCATAGCCTGGATACCAAGACGGTTCGCTGTGTTCACGTCCACCCTGTTCAGAAGCAGTACATCATGGTGGCTGAGAACAG TATTGTGAGCATTTACGATGCTCGATGTTTGAAGGCGTTGTCGAGAGAGCCAGTCTCCCAGCTCTATGGTCACTCAAAGAGCATCTCAAGTGCCTACTTCTCTCCTGGCACTGGCAACAGAGTAGTGACCACCTGCCTAGACAACAACATCAG GATTTATGACACCTCGGAACTAACCTCCGGAGCTCCGCTACTGACCTCCATCCA ACAGAACTTGTACACAGGGCGCTGGCTGTCCAAGCTGCAGGCGATGTGGGACCCCAAGAGGGACGACTGCTTCGTTGTGGGCAGCATGCAGCGGCCTCGCAGAGTTCAG GTGTTCCATGAGAGTGGGCAGCTCCAGCACTCCTTCCAGGACCCAGAGATGACCACCGTGCTCTCAGTCACAGCCTTCCACCCCACCAGGAACGCTCTACTGGGGGGTAACGCCTCCGGGCGGCTGTACGTCTTCACCGACTGA
- the LOC109881090 gene encoding WD repeat-containing protein 76-like isoform X1: MMVSEEPNLPNTFVKLYYMLQEMKPANTESGIPVLHSAKEGCKPKKFTPDEVLVPNPSFKENQGMKRKRKALPLKVEGRIEKVKEEKEDKDMQPGSLSIYELERLENIRQNQVFLSSIKLLEAKQDLKPEKTQRGLKRQNNKVAWTEILPPRTKSLRIQKKEAERLPLPPEPHRIYYEVERIECARKPEGPISMEPINMEEDSSLPPELLKLWTEDLIKEEKEELGLGEYRSTLKSMELSEIGGVAKVVKSRIFSVAFHPCSSRLLMAAGDKLGGVGLWNLDSDMGDEGVLLFEPHVRPVACMAFSRSHPTDLLTLSYDGTLRSTDVEKAVFDEVYRIKDGLRTFDFLSHDCSTLVTGDWYGDVAIVDRRTPGTSHESLHSLDTKTVRCVHVHPVQKQYIMVAENSIVSIYDARCLKALSREPVSQLYGHSKSISSAYFSPGTGNRVVTTCLDNNIRIYDTSELTSGAPLLTSIQQNLYTGRWLSKLQAMWDPKRDDCFVVGSMQRPRRVQVFHESGQLQHSFQDPEMTTVLSVTAFHPTRNALLGGNASGRLYVFTD; this comes from the exons ATGATGGTTTCGGAAGAACCAAATCTTCCGAACACGTTTGTGAAATTGTACTACATGTTGCAG GAAATGAAGCCAGCGAACACAGAGAGTGGTATCCCTGTACTCCATTCAGCAAAAGAGGGGTGCAAACCCAAGAAATTCACCCCAGATGAGGTACTGGTACCAAATCCCAGCTTCAAAGAAAATCAAGGAATGAAAAGAAAG AGAAAAGCACTTCCTTTGAAAGTGGAAGGAAGAATTGAAAAAgtcaaagaggagaaggaagacaaggaT ATGCAACCTGGAAGTCTATCGATATATGAATTGGAACGGTTGGAAAATATCAGACAAAACCAAGTGTTCCTGTCCTCCATAAAACTGCTTGAG GCCAAGCAGGATTTGAAACCAGAAAAAACACAGCGAGGTCTCAAGAGACAGAACAA TAAGGTAGCCTGGACAGAGATACTGCCTCCTCGCACCAAGTCCTTGAGAATCCAGAAGAAGGAAGCAGAGCGACTCCCCCTGCCCCCGGAACCACACAGGATTTATTATGAAGTCGAACGA ATTGAATGTGCCAGGAAGCCAGAGGGTCCAATTAGTATGGAGCCAATCAACATGGAGGAGGATAGTTCACTGCCACCTGAACTTCTCAAGCTGTGGACAGAG GATTTAATCAAAGAAGAAAAGGAGGAGTTGGGTCTGGGAGA GTACCGTAGTACTCTGAAGAGCATGGAGCTGAGTGAGATTGGAGGAGTAGCTAAGGTGGTGAAGAGTCGTATCTTCTCTGTTGCCTTCCACCCGTGCAGCAGTCGTCTGCTCATGGCTGCTGGGGACAAGTTGGGTGGAGTTGGGCTGTGGAACCTC GACTCTGATATGGGGGATGAGGGCGTGCTGCTATTTGAGCCACACGTCCGGCCGGTGGCCTGCATGGCCTTCTCCAGGTCACATCCTACAGACCTGTTGACCCTCAGCTACGACGGGACGCTACGGAGCACGGATGTGGAGAAAGCTGTTTTTGATGAG GTGTATCGGATCAAGGATGGCTTGAGAACCTTTGACTTCCTGTCACATGACTGTTCGACGCTGGTCACCGGGGACTGGTACGGAGACGTTGCCATCGTTGACAGGCGGACTCCAGG AACCTCTCATGAGTCCCTCCATAGCCTGGATACCAAGACGGTTCGCTGTGTTCACGTCCACCCTGTTCAGAAGCAGTACATCATGGTGGCTGAGAACAG TATTGTGAGCATTTACGATGCTCGATGTTTGAAGGCGTTGTCGAGAGAGCCAGTCTCCCAGCTCTATGGTCACTCAAAGAGCATCTCAAGTGCCTACTTCTCTCCTGGCACTGGCAACAGAGTAGTGACCACCTGCCTAGACAACAACATCAG GATTTATGACACCTCGGAACTAACCTCCGGAGCTCCGCTACTGACCTCCATCCA ACAGAACTTGTACACAGGGCGCTGGCTGTCCAAGCTGCAGGCGATGTGGGACCCCAAGAGGGACGACTGCTTCGTTGTGGGCAGCATGCAGCGGCCTCGCAGAGTTCAG GTGTTCCATGAGAGTGGGCAGCTCCAGCACTCCTTCCAGGACCCAGAGATGACCACCGTGCTCTCAGTCACAGCCTTCCACCCCACCAGGAACGCTCTACTGGGGGGTAACGCCTCCGGGCGGCTGTACGTCTTCACCGACTGA
- the LOC109881090 gene encoding WD repeat-containing protein 76-like isoform X3 — MMVSEEPNLPNTFVKLYYMLQEMKPANTESGIPVLHSAKEGCKPKKFTPDEVLVPNPSFKENQGMKRKMQPGSLSIYELERLENIRQNQVFLSSIKLLEAKQDLKPEKTQRGLKRQNNKVAWTEILPPRTKSLRIQKKEAERLPLPPEPHRIYYEVERIECARKPEGPISMEPINMEEDSSLPPELLKLWTEDLIKEEKEELGLGEYRSTLKSMELSEIGGVAKVVKSRIFSVAFHPCSSRLLMAAGDKLGGVGLWNLDSDMGDEGVLLFEPHVRPVACMAFSRSHPTDLLTLSYDGTLRSTDVEKAVFDEVYRIKDGLRTFDFLSHDCSTLVTGDWYGDVAIVDRRTPGTSHESLHSLDTKTVRCVHVHPVQKQYIMVAENSIVSIYDARCLKALSREPVSQLYGHSKSISSAYFSPGTGNRVVTTCLDNNIRIYDTSELTSGAPLLTSIQQNLYTGRWLSKLQAMWDPKRDDCFVVGSMQRPRRVQVFHESGQLQHSFQDPEMTTVLSVTAFHPTRNALLGGNASGRLYVFTD; from the exons ATGATGGTTTCGGAAGAACCAAATCTTCCGAACACGTTTGTGAAATTGTACTACATGTTGCAG GAAATGAAGCCAGCGAACACAGAGAGTGGTATCCCTGTACTCCATTCAGCAAAAGAGGGGTGCAAACCCAAGAAATTCACCCCAGATGAGGTACTGGTACCAAATCCCAGCTTCAAAGAAAATCAAGGAATGAAAAGAAAG ATGCAACCTGGAAGTCTATCGATATATGAATTGGAACGGTTGGAAAATATCAGACAAAACCAAGTGTTCCTGTCCTCCATAAAACTGCTTGAG GCCAAGCAGGATTTGAAACCAGAAAAAACACAGCGAGGTCTCAAGAGACAGAACAA TAAGGTAGCCTGGACAGAGATACTGCCTCCTCGCACCAAGTCCTTGAGAATCCAGAAGAAGGAAGCAGAGCGACTCCCCCTGCCCCCGGAACCACACAGGATTTATTATGAAGTCGAACGA ATTGAATGTGCCAGGAAGCCAGAGGGTCCAATTAGTATGGAGCCAATCAACATGGAGGAGGATAGTTCACTGCCACCTGAACTTCTCAAGCTGTGGACAGAG GATTTAATCAAAGAAGAAAAGGAGGAGTTGGGTCTGGGAGA GTACCGTAGTACTCTGAAGAGCATGGAGCTGAGTGAGATTGGAGGAGTAGCTAAGGTGGTGAAGAGTCGTATCTTCTCTGTTGCCTTCCACCCGTGCAGCAGTCGTCTGCTCATGGCTGCTGGGGACAAGTTGGGTGGAGTTGGGCTGTGGAACCTC GACTCTGATATGGGGGATGAGGGCGTGCTGCTATTTGAGCCACACGTCCGGCCGGTGGCCTGCATGGCCTTCTCCAGGTCACATCCTACAGACCTGTTGACCCTCAGCTACGACGGGACGCTACGGAGCACGGATGTGGAGAAAGCTGTTTTTGATGAG GTGTATCGGATCAAGGATGGCTTGAGAACCTTTGACTTCCTGTCACATGACTGTTCGACGCTGGTCACCGGGGACTGGTACGGAGACGTTGCCATCGTTGACAGGCGGACTCCAGG AACCTCTCATGAGTCCCTCCATAGCCTGGATACCAAGACGGTTCGCTGTGTTCACGTCCACCCTGTTCAGAAGCAGTACATCATGGTGGCTGAGAACAG TATTGTGAGCATTTACGATGCTCGATGTTTGAAGGCGTTGTCGAGAGAGCCAGTCTCCCAGCTCTATGGTCACTCAAAGAGCATCTCAAGTGCCTACTTCTCTCCTGGCACTGGCAACAGAGTAGTGACCACCTGCCTAGACAACAACATCAG GATTTATGACACCTCGGAACTAACCTCCGGAGCTCCGCTACTGACCTCCATCCA ACAGAACTTGTACACAGGGCGCTGGCTGTCCAAGCTGCAGGCGATGTGGGACCCCAAGAGGGACGACTGCTTCGTTGTGGGCAGCATGCAGCGGCCTCGCAGAGTTCAG GTGTTCCATGAGAGTGGGCAGCTCCAGCACTCCTTCCAGGACCCAGAGATGACCACCGTGCTCTCAGTCACAGCCTTCCACCCCACCAGGAACGCTCTACTGGGGGGTAACGCCTCCGGGCGGCTGTACGTCTTCACCGACTGA
- the LOC109881090 gene encoding WD repeat-containing protein 76-like isoform X5, producing the protein MKPANTESGIPVLHSAKEGCKPKKFTPDEVLVPNPSFKENQGMKRKMQPGSLSIYELERLENIRQNQVFLSSIKLLEAKQDLKPEKTQRGLKRQNNKVAWTEILPPRTKSLRIQKKEAERLPLPPEPHRIYYEVERIECARKPEGPISMEPINMEEDSSLPPELLKLWTEDLIKEEKEELGLGEYRSTLKSMELSEIGGVAKVVKSRIFSVAFHPCSSRLLMAAGDKLGGVGLWNLDSDMGDEGVLLFEPHVRPVACMAFSRSHPTDLLTLSYDGTLRSTDVEKAVFDEVYRIKDGLRTFDFLSHDCSTLVTGDWYGDVAIVDRRTPGTSHESLHSLDTKTVRCVHVHPVQKQYIMVAENSIVSIYDARCLKALSREPVSQLYGHSKSISSAYFSPGTGNRVVTTCLDNNIRIYDTSELTSGAPLLTSIQQNLYTGRWLSKLQAMWDPKRDDCFVVGSMQRPRRVQVFHESGQLQHSFQDPEMTTVLSVTAFHPTRNALLGGNASGRLYVFTD; encoded by the exons ATGAAGCCAGCGAACACAGAGAGTGGTATCCCTGTACTCCATTCAGCAAAAGAGGGGTGCAAACCCAAGAAATTCACCCCAGATGAGGTACTGGTACCAAATCCCAGCTTCAAAGAAAATCAAGGAATGAAAAGAAAG ATGCAACCTGGAAGTCTATCGATATATGAATTGGAACGGTTGGAAAATATCAGACAAAACCAAGTGTTCCTGTCCTCCATAAAACTGCTTGAG GCCAAGCAGGATTTGAAACCAGAAAAAACACAGCGAGGTCTCAAGAGACAGAACAA TAAGGTAGCCTGGACAGAGATACTGCCTCCTCGCACCAAGTCCTTGAGAATCCAGAAGAAGGAAGCAGAGCGACTCCCCCTGCCCCCGGAACCACACAGGATTTATTATGAAGTCGAACGA ATTGAATGTGCCAGGAAGCCAGAGGGTCCAATTAGTATGGAGCCAATCAACATGGAGGAGGATAGTTCACTGCCACCTGAACTTCTCAAGCTGTGGACAGAG GATTTAATCAAAGAAGAAAAGGAGGAGTTGGGTCTGGGAGA GTACCGTAGTACTCTGAAGAGCATGGAGCTGAGTGAGATTGGAGGAGTAGCTAAGGTGGTGAAGAGTCGTATCTTCTCTGTTGCCTTCCACCCGTGCAGCAGTCGTCTGCTCATGGCTGCTGGGGACAAGTTGGGTGGAGTTGGGCTGTGGAACCTC GACTCTGATATGGGGGATGAGGGCGTGCTGCTATTTGAGCCACACGTCCGGCCGGTGGCCTGCATGGCCTTCTCCAGGTCACATCCTACAGACCTGTTGACCCTCAGCTACGACGGGACGCTACGGAGCACGGATGTGGAGAAAGCTGTTTTTGATGAG GTGTATCGGATCAAGGATGGCTTGAGAACCTTTGACTTCCTGTCACATGACTGTTCGACGCTGGTCACCGGGGACTGGTACGGAGACGTTGCCATCGTTGACAGGCGGACTCCAGG AACCTCTCATGAGTCCCTCCATAGCCTGGATACCAAGACGGTTCGCTGTGTTCACGTCCACCCTGTTCAGAAGCAGTACATCATGGTGGCTGAGAACAG TATTGTGAGCATTTACGATGCTCGATGTTTGAAGGCGTTGTCGAGAGAGCCAGTCTCCCAGCTCTATGGTCACTCAAAGAGCATCTCAAGTGCCTACTTCTCTCCTGGCACTGGCAACAGAGTAGTGACCACCTGCCTAGACAACAACATCAG GATTTATGACACCTCGGAACTAACCTCCGGAGCTCCGCTACTGACCTCCATCCA ACAGAACTTGTACACAGGGCGCTGGCTGTCCAAGCTGCAGGCGATGTGGGACCCCAAGAGGGACGACTGCTTCGTTGTGGGCAGCATGCAGCGGCCTCGCAGAGTTCAG GTGTTCCATGAGAGTGGGCAGCTCCAGCACTCCTTCCAGGACCCAGAGATGACCACCGTGCTCTCAGTCACAGCCTTCCACCCCACCAGGAACGCTCTACTGGGGGGTAACGCCTCCGGGCGGCTGTACGTCTTCACCGACTGA